The Armatimonadota bacterium genome includes a window with the following:
- a CDS encoding Gfo/Idh/MocA family oxidoreductase has protein sequence MPLKIGIVGVGNIGSIHAQCYKDNPKCEVVACCDIIPERADAGAQRYGGKAFYSVKEMLASGIELDACSMCTRGEENGGDHYVPTMELLEAGIPTLGEKPISNNIEEGKEMVALAKKKKIPYAINLNHRFTPAALRAKEWIESGRLGTLYMINMRMWINNPVETSPWFHLRALHPHSFDVMRYFCGDVKSVAAFLKKGDGRICYSNAQILVHFENGVVGCLTGSYDAGGSYGLERCEVVGSKGRFVLEDACEHLTFYPRDSIEYETYSYLGGMRSFSETFKSRISRWVDQLEEKTPYDKIDGSGEDALKAQLIIEAAIKSWETHSIVDL, from the coding sequence ATGCCTTTAAAGATTGGCATTGTCGGCGTTGGGAATATTGGCAGTATTCATGCTCAATGCTACAAAGATAACCCTAAATGTGAAGTAGTAGCTTGTTGCGACATAATTCCCGAAAGAGCAGATGCGGGCGCCCAAAGATATGGTGGGAAGGCTTTTTACAGCGTAAAGGAAATGCTTGCTAGCGGTATAGAACTTGACGCTTGCTCAATGTGCACAAGGGGAGAGGAAAATGGTGGCGACCATTATGTTCCTACGATGGAACTTCTTGAGGCAGGCATCCCAACTTTAGGTGAAAAACCAATTTCGAACAATATCGAAGAAGGCAAGGAAATGGTCGCCTTAGCAAAAAAGAAGAAAATTCCATATGCAATCAACCTAAACCATCGTTTTACTCCGGCGGCTCTCAGGGCCAAAGAGTGGATTGAGTCTGGCCGTCTAGGAACGCTCTACATGATAAATATGCGCATGTGGATAAATAACCCCGTCGAAACTTCACCCTGGTTTCATTTGAGAGCGCTCCATCCGCACTCATTTGATGTAATGCGATATTTCTGCGGTGATGTAAAAAGCGTTGCGGCATTTCTAAAGAAAGGCGATGGGCGAATTTGCTATTCAAATGCGCAAATTCTAGTCCATTTTGAAAACGGTGTTGTCGGGTGTCTGACTGGGAGTTATGACGCGGGAGGAAGCTATGGATTGGAAAGATGCGAAGTTGTAGGCTCCAAAGGGCGCTTTGTTCTTGAGGATGCTTGCGAGCATCTAACCTTCTATCCGCGCGATAGCATCGAATATGAAACCTACTCCTATCTCGGTGGAATGCGTTCTTTCAGCGAGACCTTCAAGAGCCGCATTTCCAGATGGGTTGATCAGTTGGAGGAAAAAACTCCTTACGATAAAATTGATGGCTCCGGAGAAGATGCCCTGAAAGCTCAACTTATCATCGAAGCGGCCATTAAATCATGGGAGACACACAGTATTGTAGATTTGTAG
- a CDS encoding BNR repeat-containing protein yields MISNNSIIYIQAVLILILAFSTASGKSAQVKETCIEIAPVWSGHPVGFSLLSCPEKQYVAFYNPDRQLTVGCRKYSETTWHLVKLPETVGWDSHNYITMAMDDNGCIHLCANMHCSPLVYFRTTKPGDIDSFEKIPSMVGRDETKCTYPSFFRGPHGEFLFTYRFGSSGNGDQYFNIYDHKTKTWKRLMDAPLTSGEGKMNAYFTGLRLYEDGYYHTAWVWRDEPDCSSNHDLSYARSKDLIHWETSDGKALTLPITLSTAEIVDPVPVKGGLINGGVAIGLDSKKRLVISYLKFDENGYNQVYNARREADGWKIYKTSSWEYRWEFSGTGSIPFEIRIGPIVAEKDGRVSQSYSHVKYGNGKWILDEENFRILEDIRTTSTPKNDTSKDSARMLEPRYANDLGSSGERGVRYQLRWETLSLNRDRPRDHHSSPSMLKLCRIESIPIEK; encoded by the coding sequence ATGATTTCAAACAATAGCATTATTTACATCCAAGCAGTACTGATATTAATATTAGCTTTCTCAACAGCGTCGGGAAAATCCGCACAAGTAAAAGAAACATGTATAGAAATTGCACCTGTATGGTCAGGACATCCTGTAGGGTTTTCATTGCTAAGCTGTCCAGAAAAACAGTATGTCGCTTTCTACAACCCCGATAGACAATTGACTGTTGGCTGCCGAAAGTATTCTGAGACGACATGGCATTTAGTAAAACTTCCCGAGACCGTCGGTTGGGATAGCCATAACTATATAACAATGGCTATGGATGACAATGGTTGCATACACCTATGTGCAAATATGCACTGCAGTCCTTTAGTTTATTTCCGCACAACAAAGCCAGGGGATATTGACAGCTTCGAAAAAATTCCTTCGATGGTTGGGCGAGACGAAACAAAATGTACCTACCCGTCATTTTTCAGAGGACCGCATGGCGAATTCTTATTTACCTATCGCTTTGGAAGCTCCGGAAACGGCGACCAATATTTCAACATTTACGATCACAAGACAAAAACCTGGAAACGTCTAATGGATGCTCCCCTAACTTCAGGTGAGGGAAAGATGAATGCTTATTTCACAGGGTTGCGCTTATATGAAGATGGATACTACCACACCGCATGGGTCTGGAGAGATGAACCGGACTGCTCATCTAATCATGACCTCTCTTATGCAAGATCGAAAGATTTAATCCACTGGGAAACGAGTGATGGCAAGGCCCTTACACTACCAATCACCTTGTCGACCGCCGAGATAGTTGACCCAGTACCCGTTAAGGGTGGCTTAATCAACGGGGGTGTGGCAATAGGCTTGGACTCAAAGAAACGCTTGGTTATAAGTTATCTTAAATTCGATGAAAATGGATACAACCAAGTTTATAATGCCCGTCGTGAAGCAGATGGTTGGAAAATATATAAAACAAGTTCTTGGGAATATCGCTGGGAGTTCTCAGGCACTGGCTCAATTCCTTTTGAAATAAGAATAGGCCCAATTGTTGCAGAAAAGGACGGAAGGGTAAGCCAGTCCTACAGCCATGTTAAATATGGAAACGGAAAATGGATACTAGATGAAGAGAATTTTCGCATATTGGAAGACATCCGCACCACATCCACGCCCAAAAACGATACCTCTAAAGACTCAGCCCGAATGCTAGAACCTCGATATGCTAATGATTTAGGCTCCAGCGGCGAACGTGGTGTGCGCTATCAACTTAGATGGGAAACACTTAGTCTCAACCGTGACCGGCCTCGCGACCATCACTCTTCGCCTTCTATGCTTAAGCTATGTCGAATTGAAAGCATACCAATAGAGAAATAG
- a CDS encoding tetratricopeptide repeat protein: MKVKTSTSVSEFYNRGIALFDHGLYAEAISEFQRVLDSDCDKNLPERKLAAWYMGEAYANLGIAQAKMNAYAQAEESLKFALMLHPEYPDLHFQLALIYYNQGLYDNAEAELTKALQINPKYARAMFYLGLARILKGKPEGLNDIKSAVRLEPAYCDERYREALELYNHGKHNQAIQLLEEVAKTDIDEIEYHLEKGLALMNKQMYLEAADAFLQAISICPQYADLRNYLGICYLKQGLADLAIVQFRKALDINPRFIGARLNLAAAYDAVGDRDLCISELENVLAIDPENPEAERRIAKLKGCAKA; the protein is encoded by the coding sequence GTGAAAGTAAAAACATCAACCTCAGTGAGCGAATTCTACAACCGAGGAATTGCTTTATTTGACCATGGCCTTTATGCCGAGGCAATAAGCGAATTTCAGAGGGTTTTGGACTCCGATTGTGATAAAAACTTACCTGAGCGGAAGCTTGCTGCTTGGTACATGGGTGAGGCATATGCAAATTTAGGAATAGCTCAAGCGAAGATGAACGCTTATGCCCAAGCAGAGGAGTCATTAAAGTTCGCTTTAATGCTACACCCCGAATATCCCGATTTGCATTTTCAACTAGCTTTGATTTATTACAATCAGGGTCTTTATGATAATGCAGAAGCAGAGCTAACGAAAGCACTTCAAATAAATCCGAAGTATGCTCGAGCAATGTTTTATTTAGGCCTTGCCAGAATTTTAAAGGGGAAACCTGAGGGACTTAATGATATAAAGAGTGCTGTAAGACTTGAACCGGCTTATTGTGATGAAAGGTATCGTGAGGCGCTCGAACTCTACAATCATGGCAAACACAATCAAGCTATCCAGCTGCTTGAGGAAGTTGCAAAAACTGATATAGACGAAATAGAGTACCATCTTGAGAAGGGCCTTGCCCTGATGAATAAGCAAATGTATCTGGAAGCTGCAGATGCTTTCCTTCAAGCAATTTCAATCTGCCCCCAATATGCAGACCTGAGAAACTATCTCGGAATATGTTACCTAAAGCAAGGTTTGGCAGACTTGGCGATTGTGCAGTTCCGGAAGGCACTTGATATCAATCCGCGCTTCATTGGCGCTAGGTTAAATCTCGCAGCTGCCTACGATGCTGTTGGCGATAGGGACCTGTGTATATCAGAGCTTGAAAATGTTCTGGCTATAGACCCTGAAAATCCAGAAGCTGAGCGCCGTATTGCTAAGCTAAAAGGCTGCGCTAAAGCATAA
- a CDS encoding sugar phosphate isomerase/epimerase, producing MIKLGVNSVLFGSYDFATACKYIKSAGYDGVEISAIKGMCEHLDLDNWKTQASDLRKIVEDNGLEFLSMEEAALDEDRLMKAFEAGAEIGIPIINIGPGGKSDVEEDFMRQTDLMAKMSEKAESFGVTLCVKAHVGACIYNTPTTLKAIEKIKSPAFAIDMDPSHIYRAGENPAEALRYVIGSVKHIHIRDCKGRGPSPGSPKEQACGRGDIDLMEYCRVMVEDGYSGPVCLEVIGALEMSLPEVCIIAAESYGYLNACLKALGAR from the coding sequence ATGATAAAACTGGGCGTTAATTCGGTGCTTTTTGGTAGTTATGATTTTGCAACTGCATGCAAGTACATTAAATCTGCCGGATACGACGGAGTTGAGATTTCAGCAATCAAGGGCATGTGTGAGCACTTGGACCTAGATAATTGGAAAACCCAAGCAAGCGACCTTCGTAAAATCGTAGAGGATAATGGACTCGAGTTTCTTTCAATGGAAGAGGCAGCATTGGATGAAGATCGCTTGATGAAGGCATTTGAAGCGGGGGCGGAAATTGGTATTCCAATTATTAATATAGGACCAGGCGGGAAGTCGGATGTAGAAGAAGATTTCATGCGCCAGACCGACTTAATGGCAAAGATGTCGGAGAAAGCGGAATCTTTTGGAGTAACTTTGTGTGTAAAGGCTCATGTTGGCGCATGTATTTACAACACGCCCACCACTCTCAAAGCAATTGAAAAAATCAAATCACCTGCTTTTGCAATAGATATGGATCCAAGCCATATCTACCGTGCTGGAGAGAATCCTGCAGAGGCACTTCGGTATGTAATTGGGAGCGTTAAACATATTCATATCCGTGATTGCAAAGGACGTGGGCCAAGCCCTGGCTCGCCGAAGGAACAGGCGTGTGGACGTGGAGATATCGACCTAATGGAATATTGCCGAGTAATGGTCGAAGATGGATATTCGGGGCCAGTGTGTCTGGAGGTCATAGGTGCATTAGAAATGTCTCTCCCGGAAGTTTGTATAATTGCGGCAGAAAGCTATGGATATCTAAATGCTTGCTTGAAAGCCTTAGGAGCAAGGTAA
- a CDS encoding UDP-glucose/GDP-mannose dehydrogenase family protein, protein MNICIIGTGYVGLVTGAVFADLGNEVTCVDIDAEKIKSLQQGIMPIYEPGLEEMVSRNADDGRLFFTTDLGEGVLAADVVFIAVGTPSGPNGEPDITQVIEAAKGISQYIQRYKVIVNKSTVPIGTGNLVKEVIEQNQRSRVDFDVVSNPEFLREGSAIYDTLNPDRIIIGAPSQTSAMKLIELYAPLERPMLITDVTSAEIIKYVSNAFLAAKISFINLVAELCEVAGGDVVQVAKGMGFDKRIGEHFLQAGLGFGGSCFGKDLKALIHTSEKLGCNADLFKWVLSVNDAQPLRFVNKIKDVLGGLEDKTIGILGVAFKPNTDDMRDARSIEVINKLLAEGANVQVYDPVAMENCRRIIPNITYCDNAYAVAVGADAVLLVTEWNEFRFLNLDKIRQSMKRPVFFDGRNLYDPQRMQKLGFEYYCIGRASNCRRPI, encoded by the coding sequence ATGAATATTTGCATAATTGGAACAGGTTATGTTGGTCTAGTTACCGGGGCTGTTTTCGCGGACCTCGGTAATGAGGTAACGTGTGTTGATATTGATGCTGAAAAGATTAAATCACTTCAGCAGGGAATTATGCCAATCTACGAGCCGGGTCTTGAGGAGATGGTTTCTCGCAATGCAGATGATGGCCGTTTGTTCTTTACAACAGATCTTGGCGAGGGAGTATTGGCCGCAGATGTTGTCTTTATAGCAGTAGGAACACCTTCTGGTCCTAATGGAGAACCAGATATAACCCAAGTAATTGAGGCAGCGAAGGGCATATCACAGTATATCCAAAGGTATAAGGTGATAGTTAATAAGAGTACTGTTCCAATTGGTACTGGAAATCTTGTTAAAGAAGTCATTGAACAGAACCAACGTTCCAGAGTAGACTTCGATGTCGTATCGAACCCGGAGTTCTTAAGAGAGGGTTCGGCAATCTACGACACCTTAAATCCAGATCGTATTATTATTGGAGCACCATCCCAGACTTCCGCTATGAAACTAATTGAGCTATACGCCCCTCTTGAGCGTCCTATGTTAATAACTGACGTAACCAGCGCAGAGATTATCAAATATGTTTCGAATGCATTCCTTGCAGCGAAAATTTCCTTTATTAATTTAGTTGCAGAGTTGTGCGAAGTAGCTGGTGGGGACGTTGTTCAAGTGGCAAAGGGGATGGGTTTTGACAAGCGTATCGGAGAGCATTTTTTGCAAGCCGGACTTGGCTTTGGCGGTTCATGTTTTGGTAAGGACCTCAAAGCGCTCATTCATACATCTGAGAAACTTGGGTGCAATGCTGACCTTTTCAAATGGGTGCTTAGCGTCAACGATGCCCAACCTTTGCGTTTCGTAAATAAAATCAAAGATGTTTTAGGAGGGTTGGAAGACAAAACAATAGGAATTTTAGGCGTTGCATTTAAACCAAATACCGATGATATGCGCGACGCAAGGTCAATTGAGGTAATCAACAAACTTCTAGCCGAAGGAGCTAATGTTCAAGTATATGACCCTGTAGCAATGGAAAATTGCCGGCGGATTATACCAAACATTACTTATTGTGACAATGCTTACGCAGTAGCGGTAGGCGCAGATGCGGTTTTATTGGTAACAGAGTGGAACGAATTCCGCTTCTTGAACTTAGATAAAATACGGCAGTCAATGAAGCGACCAGTTTTCTTCGATGGCCGCAACCTCTATGATCCTCAACGCATGCAAAAGCTTGGGTTCGAATATTATTGCATAGGACGGGCTTCCAACTGCAGACGTCCTATATAA
- a CDS encoding TolC family protein, producing MLVLVRLVFIILVTQVFTCLRISAEEVRIITIQDAIRLAMSQNPKVRAAQNELEAARWRIDIAKSAKYPRVLMSAKYLHTDALGTFTIPSLGPSIPPRTISIGVADNTVGILRVQQALYTAGRIPAQIKRAVALYDVALGRLTTIQAQIVLEAKEAYYNVLLGESLVRSAEQNLVAARQHLEVATAKFEAGTAPRFDVIRAKTQVSEAEQNLTQARNQAQLARITLNKVLGVPLNQVFNLSEPKPPSPPAKDISLLIEIALSQRPEVLVAKAQIAAAEAGVLAAKADERPQLGLDADYQVVSNENPGQASGFTLTAVLTKEIFDGGRIKAAISEAKAVLEEARSRFEQTKFEVELEVRQSYLKLVTAQKTLETAKARLAQAEEAYEIAQVRYDAGVGTAVEIADALAALAAARTNLDQANYDYNIAYAKLQKALGNPSGT from the coding sequence ATGCTAGTTTTGGTGCGCTTGGTTTTTATTATTCTTGTGACTCAAGTTTTCACTTGCTTGCGTATTTCCGCTGAAGAGGTACGGATTATTACTATTCAAGATGCGATTAGGCTGGCGATGTCGCAGAATCCTAAAGTAAGAGCCGCACAAAATGAACTAGAAGCCGCCAGGTGGCGTATTGATATAGCTAAATCGGCGAAATATCCCCGAGTTTTGATGAGCGCTAAGTATCTTCATACTGATGCCCTTGGAACTTTTACAATTCCGTCGCTTGGTCCCAGTATTCCGCCTAGAACTATTTCCATTGGAGTTGCAGACAACACAGTTGGTATTCTTCGCGTCCAGCAAGCACTTTATACAGCAGGGCGTATACCAGCCCAAATAAAACGAGCTGTTGCATTATATGATGTTGCTTTGGGTAGACTTACAACCATTCAGGCACAAATTGTTCTCGAAGCAAAGGAAGCATATTACAATGTTCTATTAGGTGAAAGTTTAGTTCGCAGTGCAGAACAAAACCTTGTAGCTGCTAGACAACACCTTGAAGTTGCTACTGCCAAATTCGAAGCTGGCACAGCACCAAGATTTGATGTCATCAGAGCCAAAACACAGGTTTCAGAAGCTGAACAGAATCTTACCCAAGCGAGAAATCAGGCTCAACTCGCAAGGATTACGTTGAATAAAGTCCTAGGAGTCCCACTGAATCAAGTTTTTAACCTGTCTGAACCCAAACCGCCCTCCCCTCCAGCCAAAGATATATCGTTGCTAATTGAAATTGCATTATCACAGAGGCCTGAGGTTCTTGTAGCAAAAGCCCAAATTGCGGCTGCCGAAGCTGGAGTTCTAGCAGCTAAAGCAGATGAGCGTCCACAGCTTGGACTGGATGCTGACTATCAGGTGGTATCCAATGAAAACCCGGGTCAGGCAAGCGGTTTTACTTTGACTGCAGTTTTAACTAAAGAGATATTTGATGGTGGTCGAATCAAAGCAGCAATTTCAGAGGCAAAAGCTGTGCTTGAGGAGGCACGTTCACGATTTGAGCAGACAAAATTTGAAGTTGAGCTGGAGGTAAGGCAGTCGTATTTAAAGCTTGTAACAGCGCAAAAAACTCTTGAGACTGCCAAAGCGCGACTTGCTCAAGCAGAGGAAGCATATGAAATTGCGCAGGTAAGGTACGATGCAGGTGTGGGCACTGCCGTAGAAATTGCTGATGCACTAGCTGCATTGGCGGCGGCGCGAACTAACCTTGACCAAGCGAATTATGACTACAACATCGCATATGCAAAATTACAAAAGGCGCTCGGAAATCCTTCGGGTACATAA